The Deltaproteobacteria bacterium nucleotide sequence GACAAGATACGACCTTGTGCACGAGCCGCGGCAAGGAGCGTTGGAATTCCGTCGTACGGACGCGTCCAGTCGAGTAAGTGCGCAAGATAATACTCCATGAAGACGGCAAATCCCTGTGAGACAAGTTCAGCGCGCTCTCGTCCGAGAGCGCGCTGAACCAACACCCGCGCACCGTCACCAATGTAGCTAGTGATTTGCTCAAGTGAGAGCGGTGGTAAGTCAAACGAAACTAACATCGCGTTAGTTGCTGCGGCTAAATCGGCTCGTGAGTCAACTAACGTACCGTCGAGATCAAAGATGAGATGAGTAAATCGAGGCATGGACAATCAGCCGTCCCCACCTGCTCACTTGCTTGTTGCCACCGTAACTTCAGTCCCTTCAAAAGTCAGCTTCGATTGCGCAACATCGATCAGCGGACCCAATTCGTACACGTTGGTGTAACCATAATCATACAGCGCGGTAAATGTAGGGAGGTTGAGTGACGACCCGGTCGTTTTGTGGGCAATGCAAGAGAATCGCCAAGAAAATTATTATTGCAGTAGATAAGAACAGTTGCAGACTTGCTTGGAATCACAGCCGTCAGCGTCTCTTCAGTAAAATCTGGTAAACTCAGATTCACTGCACCTTTGATATGCCGCAAGCGATATTTCTCTGCACTGCGCGCATCAAGAACGATGGTCCCAGGCTGCTTTGCCAGAGCAATAAACTGCTCTTCAGTCACGCGCCGGGTTTTACGCAGTTCGCCCACTGCAGTTGCAGCTTTGAGAAAGCTATCGGAGTGAATCAGCTTGTTCGGGGTCGGTTCCGCTATCACCGGGAAAGTGCCAATACCAAAAAGAAGTGCAGCAAGAAGAAGGAGGGCTTTCATATAGAGACCTCGGAGGGAAGAGTCATGGAGGTCCCCGTCAGAAGGAGGACCTCGCTATGGAAAGGCTTATTCACCTTCAGTCGAAAACGACGACCCACAGCCACAGGTGCGTGCGGCATTAGGATTAACAAACTTGAAGCCCGCCCCGTGGAGGCCATTCACGTAGTCGATGACCGTCCCATACACATACTGTTGACTAATCGGGTCAAGAAAAAGTCTCACCCCATCTTGCTCGATGATCGTATCATCGTCACGCGGACTCTCATCAAGACCGAGGTTATATTGAAAACCAGAGCAGCCTCCCCCAACAATGGAGATACGTAGCCCACCGCCTTTCAACCCTTCGCGACCCATTACTTCTTTGACTTTTTCTACAGCAATATCAGTAAGAGCTAGAGCGACTCCTTCAGGAGCCTGAATATGAACTTCTTCATCGTGCATTCCACGCTCAAGCGTTCCGTGCGACATGTATGTCCTCCTCGCAGACAATCGGACTATCTTTAGAGATAAGGTTTCACCCTCAGAGAGTCAATCCCTTTGGCCGCGTGAGTCCTTCATGCTACACCAAAGCCGTGTCGTTAGAGCAACACATTCGCAACTATGCTGCACGTTTAGGCTTCTCACTGTGTGGATTTACGCGATTGTCTCCCCTCCCCCGCGAACGGTTCTTTGCTGACTGGCTCGCTCAAGGGCACGCGGGCGAAATGGCGTACCTCGGTCGAGATTCGCAACGCCGTCTTGATCCTCTTTCGTACTTTCCTGAAGCCACAAGTGTCATTTGTCTTGGCTATCCATACTCGCCTCCCGCTCTCCCGGAAGTCGATTGGCGTTCCGAGTTACGTGGCCGTATCGCTGCCTATGCCGCTGGTGAGGATTACCACGACATCATTCAAGCGAAGCTGAAAACCTTTGACGCACTTCTCCGTGAAAATCTTCCAGGTCTCTGGGCACGATCGTATGTGGACACCGGCCCTCTCTTCGAGCGCGAGTGGGCATACCGCAGTGGATTGGGATGGTTTGGCAAAAACACCATGCTGCTCCACAAAGGCGCTGGCTCGTGGTTTTTTCTCGCTGAAATTCTGGTCAGTATTGAACTCGAAGGAGACGGCATTCCCCAAGCGTATTGCGGCACCTGTACCCGTTGCCTCACGGACTGCCCTACCAACGCACTGGAAGAAGGCTATATCCTCAAAGCGCCACTCTGTATTTCGTATCTCACGATCGAGCATCGCGGTCCAATTCCGCACGAGCTACGTCCCAAGATAGGCAACTGGATTTTCGGCTGCGATGTTTGCCAAGACGTGTGTCCCTGGAACAAAAAGTTTTCTCAGCCACGAAACGACCTCGTCGAGGAATTATTTCCTTCGCTGAGCGAACTCATGCAACTTGATGAAGCAAGATTTCGTGCGCGGTTTGGTCGTAGTGCGCTTCGTCGCACCAAGCGACGTGGGTTGTTACGCAACGTCGCGGTTGCACTGGGAAACAGCGGAAATCCCGCAGCGATTCGGCCGTTGCGACTCGCGCTAGACGATCCAGAACCGTTGGTGCGCAGTCACGCAGCCTGGGCATTAGGACAATTGCAAGACAAGGAAGCAAGAATAGCATTGGACGAACAATTCCGGCGTGATGAAGATGAGCAGGTACGACGAGAAATCATGCTGGCATTGCATGGGTAGAAAGACAGTACACACAATCGACGTTACAAGTTTTTCATGTCCTTCCGCCAGAAGAGTCGCAAAACCAACTCAATGGCAATCAAAACGACAATAGACGCCGAGACAATTGCCCATTTCCGTGAACTGTTGGCATATGTCTCGGGATAACGCGCTGCCGTAATACCAGGAATACTGGGAAGGTTGCCATCACCGCCGCCCACTTTCAGCTGCGCTTTCATACCCTTTTCCATGTGCTGCGCCACATCACAATGGACCAGATAGGTCTTTTTCGCACCAGGTGTGATGAATGTCCCAGTCTTACTGCCCCGTCCGTTGACCTCAAGATGAAACATCCCTTCTGGATGAAGATAGCGTGGCAGGCCGTGGAGCATCCATTGATGACGAACTGAATCCTCGTTCTCCAATGTGACAGTCACCTTCGTACACGGCGGGATATTCCACTCATGCTGATCATAGGCAAAGATGGTCCCGTTGAACCGTTGCGCATACGTGGTCCCAGCACGAACGGTAATCTTTTGCTCCCCTGCAATAGCACCACAATCACGCGGCTGTTGATCATGATTCTCATTCATCACCATCCCACCCGCATCCATCTGCATTCCATGATGTTCGTGAGAGGCAACATGATGTTGGTGATGAGCATGCTCTGAATCTTTGGCCACCGACTCCTGTGCCGCAGGTTGCGCACTAACACTCCGTACCAAAATGACTAGCAGTGTAATGAAGAGAAAAGAGGGAAATCGCATGATGCTCGCCTATCCACGTTTCCGCGAGAACAAGAAAACGACAAGGCCTCCCAGCAGTACCCCAATGATTCCGCCAAACAGAACGGCCTTCCCCACGCCCACGGTTGAAGCACTCACTTCTCCGAACATGCCGTGAGGGTCATAGGTGGTCCACACTGGAATCTCACGGCGGTAATACTGTGGCGTAAAGAACGGTGCCCAATCGACTCCGTGCGTCTTCGGCCACCCTTTTTCATCAAGATAGGAACGATCGACCACCGCACTCATACTGCCACCGGGATGCATGCCGTCGTTGGTGAAAGCTCGCTCTTTATGATCATGAATCATCCATACGCCTGGACCATAGCTGTGCAAGCCATCGTTCGTGGTGTTGAGTTCAAGATCGACGCGCTGAGCTGCACTGAGCCAGACAACATCGCGCGTAATCTGTGCCTGCGGATTATGCTCGACACCATCGTAATGGGTAATCGTCACCTTATGTCCGTGGGGATGCAGAGACAGCCCGTCTTCCCCACCAGAAAGCACGCGCAACTTGATCTTCTCATTCTGTTCAGCCACGATCAGCGACTCGCGGAACGTATAGGGAAACGAACGCCCGTTGAGGAGAAAATAGTTCGCACTGCGTTTGATGATATTGTATTGGCGGTTCATCCGCTGTTCCATCAGGCGCGGATCGTTCGTCGATTTAATCAGATCGTTGAGCTGGCTATCGATGTCCTGAAAATGCAGATCGTATTCGCGCACATATTTCTCACGAACTGCGACCGAACGATGACGGACGTGCCCCGCCCCGATATTCAACGTTTGCACCCAATTGTTGGGACGGTTCTCTTCAACCACAAACATGCCTTGTAACCCCATGTGAATATGGTGCTGCGGTTGCACATGGCAATGATAGAACATCGTGCCTGGCTGTCGCGGTGCCAGCTCGAATTTTCGCTGTTTTCCTGGTTCAACTTCTCCATGTCCCGTATGCAACCCTGCCCTGGCAAACTGCGAAAATTCATACACGCGGTTCTCACCGGGCATCACTGGTAGTTCACTCGTTTCCGGGGCACCATCATTTCCATGATTCTCATGATGCGAATAGGGATGGTCAACACCATGAAAGTGGATGGTATGAGGAAAGTAGTGCGTGTTCTCAAGCACGACCTGTACCGTGTCGCCCTGTTCAACGCGAATCACCGGCGACGGTGCTCGCAGCATCTCATTGGCCTCGGTCGTTTCGATATTTTTCGTCGCCATCCCGGCAATCTTTGGCGCAAACACCCACAACCCCGGCTGAATCCCTGGCGCAATAGAGAACGCAGGAATAACCTCCTCCATGTCGGGCGAGCGACCATTGAGTTCTGCGACTTCGAGCTTAATCATCACGACATCAGGATCGCCGTCTCCGTCTTTATCCTCACCCAGCACCACAGCATCTGTTGCTAACCCTGACTTCATCAACGTATCCATTGATACGTTGTTCGTTCCTTTGACGAACGCTGCAACAGCCCACGGATTATCAGGCAGGCAGGCAAGAGATTCCTCTATGCTGACACCTTCGACTTCTTGTTGTTTACGCCACTCGGGATGGACGTCTGGACAAAACGGTTCAGCTTGTTGAATGGCGATTTTTTGACTGTTCGGTGGAGGTTCGTAGGAGGGCTCACCAAACCAGGTGGTGTAATAGGACTGCAAAAATTGAGGCAGCCAAGCTCGCGGTAGAAATGTCGTCGCAGCGGCTAGGAGGATAAGGAAGAGAAAAAACTTCAGCGCACGGGAAATAAACATCAGGCGAGGTTTATCTTGACTTCAGCGACAGGGCAATTTCCCCCAAGAAAAGGCTATAGGCTTCAGGCTTTGGGCTATTGGGGACAGAAAGAAAGAACTCAGCCACAGCCCAAAAGCAAAGCGGGGAGTCAAACTCCCCGCTTCATAGGTTACGGTAGGAAACTACCACGGAACTGCGTCGGTACGACACCAGACCGAACGGTCACAAGCTGTTGAGCACCTTGGTCACTCTGGAACTGTAAGACCGAAGCCACAAACTGTTGCGGGTCGTTCAGCGGAATCAACCGTGCGGTGCTGAAAATACTGCTTGAAATCGTCACAGTCACATCTTTGGTCTCACCAGCAGCAATCGCCCCCTCGGGTTCCACTTTGAGTGGTCCAACGAACTCACGTGGTCCCGCTTTCGCCTGTTCAGCTTCGCCACCTGGCACGAACGAGGCCAAACCAATAAGGACTCGGTTCAGGGTAACCGGGCTATCGGCAATATTTTTCACTTGCATTTTCATTACCAGGGTATCTGTGGCGTCGTCATAGGTAGCAGCACCCTGTGTCTTCACCTCAGCCATCGAGGGGCCTGAGGAGATATGACGTGGCGTGATCCAGTCCGTCTGCTGTGGCCAACGCACCGGGTACGATGTCGCCGCATACGTCCAGCCAATAATCAGCAGCACCACTGTCAGACCAGTAATAATGTTCATCCACATATGATCACGAGGAGTGATCAGGCCAATATCGGGCGCATCATCATTCGGTGGCAACTGTAACGTCACAGCCAGGTTCGTGACTGTTCGTTTCGTGAACGTCCAGTACACCATCCACCACATCCCGAGCAGAAAGCCGACAAACGACCACCACCAGACAAACTGCCCACCATAGGTGCTCAGTTCAATGGTTTGACCATCCAACAGCTTCACGGGAAATTCAAATTTTCCGCCTGGTTTCACCGTTACCCAGTCACCCGGACCAACGAGCGTCCCGGTCCCGCTAATGGCGATCCCAGGATGCACGTGCCACTTTCCGGGTTCCTTACCTAAGAGTGTCATCTTAAACTCGTAGATGCCACCTTTCTCGGCAAAAAACGAACCCACCGACGCTTGATCGTTGATGTATCGATCTTTGAGTGCAAACACTGGCCCCGGCACGACAGGGACAATAGCGGCAATCTCTGGGGCCTCCAATGTGTGGGGCCAAGTTTCAAGCACTTTGACCTTGCCGGTCACAGTTACAGGTTCACCAATGCCGACTTCGGATGGTGAAATCGATACATCAAAAAAGGCGGTCGTCATGTTCTTGAGAAATGGCTCGTCTCCTGCTTCTCCATGAGCAAGAACGTTTGTAACACCAGTCGTAAACGATAGGACCAGTGCCATGAACAGTGTTACGCGTTGCTTATCCATCGCTTGCTTTCCTTCTTTCAGATTGGTCGCTCGGAAACTGCGTACCAGCTCCAACTTTACGCAAATGCGGAATCCGTTTTACGCGGGGGTTCTTTCGTCTCCGCGGGCGCGGCGGCGCCTCTACCGTGGAATGACCTCTAGTGAGGTGTTCCCGAGTTTTTTTTTTCGACGCAGGCCACAACATCACAACCCAGTAGCTGACAAAGCCCAGCAGACCTGCAGTACCAAGGGGTGGGCCAAGCTCATCAGGCCCCATCGCACCGTGTGCATGTACGAGGGTTGGTAGGACCCCCAGGCAGATCAACGTAGTCACCCCTATCAGCCAAGTTTGTCGAGACAATACGACCAGTCGGGTTTTCATTCATTTCCCCATGCGTGTCGCTATAATTTTTAGAGGGTCTTCAGGTAACGGCGAATTGGCCACACGGCAAGGTATCGACCAACAAACTGGCCGACCCAATATCCGAAAAAGGCTGCTGTGCCACCAAACGCCAAGGACACATACTGCGTTTCACCAAGGAAACTGCGCAAGGCACCACGCTCAATCAACCGCAGATATTCCGGCGTTTGTGAACGGATGTACACAATCCCTTGGATGTCAGAAACCGTGAGGACATGATCCATGAACATCGCGGGCTGCAAGTACGGGGCCAACGGCACGTAGTTGTAAGCCCACACCAGGACTGCCCACAGATGTGCTCCGACAAAAGATGTGATGAGGAAGCTTTTCGTTTTCATCAGTGTGAAATCAAGAATGATTCCAGCGCACACTGTCGAGATCGGCCAGACGAAATTCATGGGGTAGGCTTCAGCAATGTGCCAGTTGAAATACCGTCCAACCCAGGCCGCGAGAAAGAAGCAACACGACGTATACGTTGCTCCAGTGGGAAA carries:
- a CDS encoding copper oxidase gives rise to the protein MRFPSFLFITLLVILVRSVSAQPAAQESVAKDSEHAHHQHHVASHEHHGMQMDAGGMVMNENHDQQPRDCGAIAGEQKITVRAGTTYAQRFNGTIFAYDQHEWNIPPCTKVTVTLENEDSVRHQWMLHGLPRYLHPEGMFHLEVNGRGSKTGTFITPGAKKTYLVHCDVAQHMEKGMKAQLKVGGGDGNLPSIPGITAARYPETYANSSRKWAIVSASIVVLIAIELVLRLFWRKDMKNL
- a CDS encoding methane monooxygenase yields the protein MAVGTTTVTDIADAAERQKRLELKALLNKEYKWIDRSFDIVFWVTAIFVVAGAADITKQLFAGDWDFWTDWKDPQWWPVVTAFATIIIPSALQYIQWVAWRFPTGATYTSCCFFLAAWVGRYFNWHIAEAYPMNFVWPISTVCAGIILDFTLMKTKSFLITSFVGAHLWAVLVWAYNYVPLAPYLQPAMFMDHVLTVSDIQGIVYIRSQTPEYLRLIERGALRSFLGETQYVSLAFGGTAAFFGYWVGQFVGRYLAVWPIRRYLKTL
- a CDS encoding rhodanese-like domain-containing protein — translated: MKALLLLAALLFGIGTFPVIAEPTPNKLIHSDSFLKAATAVGELRKTRRVTEEQFIALAKQPGTIVLDARSAEKYRLRHIKGAVNLSLPDFTEETLTAVIPSKSATVLIYCNNNFLGDSLALPTKRPGRHSTSLHLPRCMIMVTPTCTNWVR
- a CDS encoding copper oxidase, producing MFISRALKFFLFLILLAAATTFLPRAWLPQFLQSYYTTWFGEPSYEPPPNSQKIAIQQAEPFCPDVHPEWRKQQEVEGVSIEESLACLPDNPWAVAAFVKGTNNVSMDTLMKSGLATDAVVLGEDKDGDGDPDVVMIKLEVAELNGRSPDMEEVIPAFSIAPGIQPGLWVFAPKIAGMATKNIETTEANEMLRAPSPVIRVEQGDTVQVVLENTHYFPHTIHFHGVDHPYSHHENHGNDGAPETSELPVMPGENRVYEFSQFARAGLHTGHGEVEPGKQRKFELAPRQPGTMFYHCHVQPQHHIHMGLQGMFVVEENRPNNWVQTLNIGAGHVRHRSVAVREKYVREYDLHFQDIDSQLNDLIKSTNDPRLMEQRMNRQYNIIKRSANYFLLNGRSFPYTFRESLIVAEQNEKIKLRVLSGGEDGLSLHPHGHKVTITHYDGVEHNPQAQITRDVVWLSAAQRVDLELNTTNDGLHSYGPGVWMIHDHKERAFTNDGMHPGGSMSAVVDRSYLDEKGWPKTHGVDWAPFFTPQYYRREIPVWTTYDPHGMFGEVSASTVGVGKAVLFGGIIGVLLGGLVVFLFSRKRG
- the queG gene encoding tRNA epoxyqueuosine(34) reductase QueG, whose protein sequence is MSSSQTIGLSLEIRFHPQRVNPFGRVSPSCYTKAVSLEQHIRNYAARLGFSLCGFTRLSPLPRERFFADWLAQGHAGEMAYLGRDSQRRLDPLSYFPEATSVICLGYPYSPPALPEVDWRSELRGRIAAYAAGEDYHDIIQAKLKTFDALLRENLPGLWARSYVDTGPLFEREWAYRSGLGWFGKNTMLLHKGAGSWFFLAEILVSIELEGDGIPQAYCGTCTRCLTDCPTNALEEGYILKAPLCISYLTIEHRGPIPHELRPKIGNWIFGCDVCQDVCPWNKKFSQPRNDLVEELFPSLSELMQLDEARFRARFGRSALRRTKRRGLLRNVAVALGNSGNPAAIRPLRLALDDPEPLVRSHAAWALGQLQDKEARIALDEQFRRDEDEQVRREIMLALHG
- the erpA gene encoding iron-sulfur cluster insertion protein ErpA, whose amino-acid sequence is MHDEEVHIQAPEGVALALTDIAVEKVKEVMGREGLKGGGLRISIVGGGCSGFQYNLGLDESPRDDDTIIEQDGVRLFLDPISQQYVYGTVIDYVNGLHGAGFKFVNPNAARTCGCGSSFSTEGE